The DNA segment AGGCACCAGGAAAGCCCCCGAAGCCACACAGGGTGAGGACATGTTCATGACGGAAAGGTGACTGTCAAGCCACGAGGGACCGACGTAAGACAGGAGTGAGCTTCAGTTTCCATGTGCACCTGCTGTGTGCAGGCTCCATGCTAGGAGCCTCTGAGTGTTGCCTCACTGAGCCCCCAGAGAGCCCCTCCCCAATCACAGAGCGCCCGAGGGCTTGGGAAGAAATGATTCACTCACATGACCAAATCAAGCAAAGATTTAGAAGTGAGGCCCTCCTACTGCACCAAGGGTGAAGGCCAAGAAAAGTAAGCACCATCTTTTGATAGAGTGTATAGTTTGTTATTCCCGAAAAGATGCACTGGATGAAAAGAAGTTCTAGAACAATCTATACAGATTCGTAGACCAGAGGCCCATGACAGGTTACTGTGTAAAGTCAGGAATATTCAGGAGGGTTCTGACCTTCTAAGTTTAACTTCCTATGGGACAGTGACCAGGTGCTGCTGTGACCGCTCCTTTGATGCTTCTGCAAACTACAATCCCACTAGGCTTCTTGGGTCTACTCTGGAGCCAATTCTTGGGGAAATAGGACCGTTTCAAGCTGGAGTCGTGAGTCCTGGCTCCAGTCCAGCTCTGTTGCTTGAAGATGCAGGACACCCCAGGCTGGGCATGCCCTCACTGGGCCACTtcagctgcaccaccagggatgggCCAGACAACCTTCGAGCTCCATGTCAGTCCAGCACTCTGGGGACTCCTCAAACCTGGAGGGGCCCGATCTGCTGTTTCTCACATCCTCCACTCCACAGCCTCTCCTTAACCAAAGAAGAAGCACACCAGTtggaattccgactcatagtggccctataggacagaatagaactactccataaggttcccaaggagcagcttgtggatttgaactcctgaccttttggtgagcagccaaactcttaaccagggctccaagcctCTCCTTAGAGGAACGTCAACGAACCATTAAAGTGACCAATTGAAATAGCATCTCTCTGACAGATAATTTTAGAAATTCTACATAGCAAAAGTCCGATCCCAGCTCTGCATTCTCACCTTCCGGTCAGGCTCCCAGCCACATCTACATGTCCCCCGGGCCAGCAGCCAGCTTTGCTCTGGGTGCCCGGCGTGACCCATGCAGTTAGGAGCCTGGATCTGCCAGAATAATGAGAGCCAGAGCCAAGCAGCAATTAACTTTAGATGTGCTGTTTAGATGATCTGTGTTACTGCTCCCATCCACACGTCCTCCAGAAAAACACCAGGGAAGGGAAATCCAAGGACAGAGACACCCAGGGAGCAAGGTAATTTCTGGGTAGGAGCAGGGAGACGTGAGATGAAGGATGCGGTGTCTTATATAGAAAGGAATTTGGggagaagtaaaaaaataaataaataaataaggaagactgcggAAAAGACCATGGATTCAGGAGCTAGATTGCTTGGGTGCAAAGCCTGGTTTTACTGCTGACTAGCCACATAACACTTAatgtctttgagcctcagtttcctcttctgtgagaTGGGTACAATAAGAGTCCACCTGCCTCACCTGATTGTCACTGATATTAAAGTAGTTAAGTTCGTCGAGTTCTTAGGACTGTTTTCCCAGtactctctgttgttgttgtgagcttctgtccagtctattccgactcctggcaaccccatgggttcagagtagaactgctccctagggtttcaaggctgtgacctttctgaagcagattgccaggcctgtctttcaagggtgggttcaaaccgccaacctttcagctagtagttgatcAATCAATCATTTGCATTACCCTGGGAGCTCTCACAGTGCCAGCTATTATTGCGAGGTTGTTAACCACCTGGAAAGGGAGGCAACCTGCGTTCTGTCCCTAGGGTGGAGGCTCTGCAGACCCTGGAGTTGTTTCTTGCCTCTCTGCAGCGTCTCCTGCTGGGGTGGAGCTGGGCTTTGAAAGGACTGAATTCACAGTTTTGAAAGCATCTGTTCTACTTTCCCCTCCCAGAAAAAAGACACTTTTACCATAGATACCTGGAATCCGTGACAAATTCTCCTAAAAGCTCTAAGCACAGCAGAAACACTCCCTGGGCTCCTTTTGATTTAAAACCTCTGACTGGCTTTACACAGCCTGGTTGTTATCACTCAACGGGCATCCTAATACATCTCAGGTTATCGTCATGGTGCCCGCCGGCCTGACCTGTCCCTGCATCGCTGGGCAACGTGAACATGATGGAAGAGAGCTGGACTGTGTCTGTCTCCCTCCCAGTCCCCTTCTCTaaggaggagaaaaggaaggCATAGGAGGGACAACCGAGGCAGAGCAGAGACAGCAGGGTGGATACCACCTCAGTACAGTTCCTGCAAGAGACCACCAAGTCACTCAGGCTGCTTTCTCTCATCCACATCTGAAGCCACAACACGCAGCAAGGAAGTTTTGCTCAGCAGACTGGATActggccaaattaaaaaaaaaaaaaaagtaggtattgTAAAATAGGTGGGACCCATTCTACCCGCCCCCCAGACCCACCCCAAGCCCCCTACTCCCCTTCCTAAAATTGAAAACTTATGTTTGGGGATGCTCCCCTCAGATGACAAGGAAGAGCCTGGGTGACACTGATAGATATAGACCATCAGGATCCTCCCCTCAAGAAGGAGCCTGAGGTCAGAGacatccagctctttgcacactaGGCCTTCCAGGTCTTTCACCCCGTTTACATTTACCCTTTGACCCGGCTTTATTGCCATTGCTCTGCATGTTGAACAGCTAAGGGACAAATTCTACTTGCCGCATGGATTGTGAACAGCAGTTGAGAGTCACTAAGAGGAAATAATAGCAGAGCctacaattaaaattaaaattaataaaaagagaTGAGGAACTAAGAGGAGATGTCATTAATAtggatttgaaaaaaatcaaacttccCCTCCGGTCGCATGGCCTCAAATTTCCTTCTCAGGAACTTTTCCCATCAGGACTTTCACAAGGCTCACAGCGGGCCTCTGGGCTGCTGATGTTCTCCAGACGTAGCCTGCAAGTGAGTCACCGGTAACGCTCAGAAAGGAACTGTGATGACGCGAACTTGGAATGTGCTGCTTCCCCTGAAAGTCGGGTTAGAGCAAACACCGCTTCTCATGCTGGCAGAGTGTTAATAAACACACTAGGTACGGATTGTTCCAGATTGTTCCCAACACGCAGAGCAAGGCCCTCCCGCCAACCACTCCCTACAGTCAGGTGTCTGTCCCGGGCCTGGCCAACAGGGCTTCTATTGAAGGCCAGGCAATATGGCTGATTCTTTGGCCCCAAGTTTCTTCTCGGCCTCATCTGGGGCCACCAGGAGCCCTGGGTTCGGCCTGTAATAGAGACCTGGTCCTCGTTTCCTGAGTACTTAAGCCCTTCAGTCCCTggagttttattttctctgtaaaataaaGAGGGTGTGTGAGATGACCTCTAAGGTCTTCCTCTGCATGAAGTCCCTGTGATTCTGTGGCACAAGGCAGACAGCAACTCTGAAGTGGCtttgtgggggcagggagggggaagaAGGGGGGCAGGGAGCAGAGACCAAAGAGGCCTCCCTGCCTGGGGAGCTGCCTGCGGCATAAGTGACACTCTCAGGCACATAGGGCCCAAGAAGTCATAACTAGGGTATGGAGGTCCCGTGCATTGGCTGTGAATTAGGCCAGGAGTGGGTGTGCAGTCAAGGAAACGGAGCTGAAGTCCAGGTTCTTTGGAAAGAGGTGTTGAGACAGCAGCTGCGGAAATCCCAGGTCCAGGAGGCAGGAGCAATGGCACCGTTTCTTCCAGAATTCCATCAGGCTCCCCTCCTGGCCATGGGAAAACGCCCAGGAGGGGCAGCCCCTCTCTGCGCCCTCACTTTTCACACACCCTCTAATTCCACTTGTGCTCTCTCCCTTCGCCAGCAGGCCCGGGCTGCACCTACAGCTGGTCCTTCTCCTCAGGGGTGGTGCCCACATGGGCCGTGCCCTCAATGCCAGCGCGCCAGGCTTCCTGCTGCTAGGCTTCTCCGAGTTTCCGCGCCTGCGGCCCACTCTCTTCCTGCTGCTGCTGGCCGCGCACCTGGCCACGGTGGCCGGCAACCTGCTCATCCTGGCATCCGTGGCCGCGGCGCCGCGCCGCCCGCCCATGCTGCTCTTCCTGGGCCAGCTGTCGGCCATCGAGCTGGGCTACACGCTTGTGGTGGCGCCGCGCGCGCTGGCGGACCTGGCTGCTCCAGGCCCCGCGCGCGGCCGCCCCATCTCGCTGGTGGCCTGCGCCATGCAGATGCAGCTCTTCGTGGCGCTGGGCGGCGCCGAGTGCTTCCTGCTGGCAGCCATGGCTTACGACCGCTacgtggccatctgtcacccGCTGCGCTACCCGGCAGTGATGACTCCTGCACTTTGCGCGCGTCTGGCGCTGGCCTGCGGCCTTGGCGGCCTGGCAGTGTCGCTGGAGCTGGTGGCCGGCGTCTTCCGCCTGCCCTTCTGCAGGCCGCGCCTGCTTGTGCACTTCTTCTGCGACATCACGGCGCTGCTGCACCTGGCCTGCACGCGTGGCTACGCGGACGAGCTGCCGCTGCTCGGTgcctgcctgctgctgctgctgctgcccgcTGCGCTCATCCTGGCCTCCTACAGCGCCCTGGCAGCCGCCCTGCGCCGCCTGCGAGTGCCCGGGGGTCGCCGCAAGGCAGCCGCCACCTGCGCTTCCCACCTGGACGTCACCTTCCTGCACTATGGCTGTGCCACCTTCATGTATGTGCGGCCCAAAGCCTCCTACGCCCCGCGGAGCGATCGCACGCTGGCGCTAGTCTACACCAGCGTCACGCCGCTGCTCTACCCGCTCATTTACAGTTTGCGCAACCGAGAGGTCACCACCGGCCTTCGCAGGGCGCTGGCGTGGCGGCGGTGGCCCAGCCGGGCTCTGGGCCAGGCGGTGGGGAGCGAGCCCTGACAGCAGGCTGGGACAGCCAGGGGTGCAGCTCTGCTCCCCAGGGTCCCCTATCACAGGACCTACTCAGGAAGGGAGACAAGGATAGCTTCCCAGCAGTGGCGCCAGCCTTTTATGCTTCCTTGAAGAATGGCCAAAGACAGCGGGTGTAGACTcaagacctggatttagagatTCAGTAAACACCTGCTCAGTTCCTCCCGTGTTCTGGGGCCCGTGGTAGGTCCTGAGGTTGCAGTGCAGAAGGACGCAGACTGCCGAACTCCAGGAGCTCATGGTCTAGAAAGGCCGGGAGGAGGGAACGGCCAAGGCTCTCCATGCCCAGAGGGAGGGTTCACAGGTAGCGCTACTCATGCGGGGCTTTGTGAGGGGAGTAGGGAGTGGGAAAGCTTCTTGGGGGGAAGACATCTAAGAGCAGAACTGAAGGACGAGTAGGAGCCACTGGGATGGAAGAAGGGTTTAGAGTGCTTTGAGCAGAAGCTGCTAGGCAGGAGCCAGATTGGAGGGCCTGATCACCAGTGGGAGGACTTGGATCCCTGCAGTGATGAGATGACTTGGACTGCAGTCAGGAGAGGGGGCCAAGGGGCAGGCAGGAGGCCGGAGGCCAGAGAGATGCACAGGAGGTGGAAAGGAAGGACCCTGGCTGGATTTGGAAGAAGAAAGAGTGGTGTGTTAGTGTCCTGTAGCTGCCATATCAAACGACCATGAACTAAGTGGCCtagacaacagaaatttattctgtcacggttctggaggctagaagtctgaaatcaggtgTTGGCAGGACCTTTCTCCCTCTGAAACCCCTAGAGCAGATCCTTCTTGGCctagtccagcttctggtgatCCCAGGCATTCCTTGCGTTGTGGCAGCATCTCTCCAATCCCTGCCTCCGTCTGCACGTGGCTatcttccctgtgtgtctctctgtgtcttctcttcttGTTTTAAAGACACCagccatattggattagggcccaccctactccagtatgatctcatctgAACTtattacatgtgcaaagaccctatttccaaataaagtcacattcacaagtactggAGTTAGGGCTTGGACATATCTTTATGGAGGACACAAACCAACCCATAACAAGGagtgggtctcccacatggaaggcgagagctcaaccactgagccacaactGCCCTTTTAGCCTCCATTTAAGCAGCAGAGTGACGTGTTCCAATTTGAAAGCTCTGGCTACAATGTGAAGAATGAATCAGAGCAAGACACGAAAGACGGTCCATTCATTAGGAAGGTAGTGAGGTAAAACAGGTTAGAGATGGTGTTAGCCATTTGGGGGAAGTGGCAGTGGGAGCAGGGAGAGAAGGACAAGTGGGAGAAATAGCCAGATGGTAGTCGTAACAGAACTTGGTGTATATGGCCTTGTGGGAATAAGAGGAAGAGGAGTCTGGGATAATATGGCCAACAGGACTCACTGAGACGTAGGGCACAGGAAGAGAACCTGGTCTGGGGGGGGCAGGTGGAGGTGACAAGGTCAGCGTTGACTGTTGATTGACTGTTGACGCGGGTGTGAGATGAAGTCAGCAGCTGGATACATCACAGGACTCAGGGCTAGAgaatcttgtttggaaatggtCAGCATATTAGCGGTGACTGGCATGGCCAAGATGACCCACAGAGAGTGGAAGGGTCAGAGCAGAAGCAGTGCTGAGATAGGGCCCCTGAGAAGCATTAACACTGAAGGATAGGCTGACTTCCTACGCCTGACACAAAGcaccaaaaaagccaaaaccaaacccattgccatcaagtcatttctgactcagtgccactataggagagagtagcactgcccccataagctttccaaggagtggcaggtggattcaaactgccaaccttttggttaacagctgtagctcctaaccactgtaccacagggcACAAAGCACAGCACTcattaattacattaaaaaaaaaaaaacccaaaaactttCTGTATGAGacactaccttaaaaaaaaaatgaaaaaagaaaaaagcaagcttGGAAAATATAGCTAATATATGGAAGAGGCTGGTTTCATTAATATATAGAGCTCTTTCCAATCAATAAGAAAAGGACTAATAACCAGAAAGGGAaacgagcaaaggatatgaataaactgttcacagaaaaagaaaatattaacagcTTTTAATCCTGGGAAAGAGTTTCAATCTCACTTATGGTAAGagaaattcaaaataaatttacaaaatgCTGTATTATCAGATTGACAACACTCAAATAGATGGCTAACACAGGACTGGAAAGATAAAACAGGCAAACTCGTGCTCACACCTTGTTGGTGGGAATACGCATGTTGACTGCTTTCATAGGGGGCAATTGGGTGATTTTAACGAAAATTAAAGGCATGTTTTATTTGTTCCAATAATTCCACTTCAAGGGTTTGATGCTACAAATTTACTTGGCTTGTGGGGAAATATGTATGTTTCAAAAtattaatgtcagccttgcttGGATCAGCAAATTTAGATGAGACGTATCTTAGATATCAGTCGACACGTGACTGATTAATTGCATTTTGGTTTTTCCTATAACGGGCTCTTGTGCTGCCATCCAAAAGAATGAAGCAGTTTCATATGTGGCAGATATGGGGCTACCTCACATAAATGTGGTCACATGAGAAAAGCGAGGCGCACAATGGCACTACCAAGGAGTTATCCGTGATGCCACTCTTCAGGCGTGTCTGGCCTTTTCGCTTGTGATTTCATTCTGGAATGTTCTCCCATAGATCTTCAGAGGCTGGCCTCTTGTTATCTGATGTCATCTCAACTCAAATATTGACCCCTGGCAGGGAGACTTTCACTGATCACCCGTAAGTGTCTCCTCCTGTCCGCTCTCACACCATCATGCTGTCTTTTCCAGTCATCTCTCATTGGAAATCATCTTATTTATGTGCGTCTTCACGTTGTAATTGCTCATCTTTCCCAGCAGAACGTACACTCTAGCAGAAGCCTTCTTTACTCACCACAGTACTCCCATGTCctaaacagtgcctggcagatagtAGTTGCTCCGTACATCGTTGAATaatgaatgagcaaataaatatttatggtatTGTCAGACCCCCACCtcaaaggaatcagccttgggctgttgatcttgattctccctccttcttgtgaagttagaggaggccagGT comes from the Elephas maximus indicus isolate mEleMax1 chromosome 8, mEleMax1 primary haplotype, whole genome shotgun sequence genome and includes:
- the LOC126082113 gene encoding olfactory receptor 10AC1-like, coding for MGRALNASAPGFLLLGFSEFPRLRPTLFLLLLAAHLATVAGNLLILASVAAAPRRPPMLLFLGQLSAIELGYTLVVAPRALADLAAPGPARGRPISLVACAMQMQLFVALGGAECFLLAAMAYDRYVAICHPLRYPAVMTPALCARLALACGLGGLAVSLELVAGVFRLPFCRPRLLVHFFCDITALLHLACTRGYADELPLLGACLLLLLLPAALILASYSALAAALRRLRVPGGRRKAAATCASHLDVTFLHYGCATFMYVRPKASYAPRSDRTLALVYTSVTPLLYPLIYSLRNREVTTGLRRALAWRRWPSRALGQAVGSEP